One part of the Ciona intestinalis chromosome 5, KH, whole genome shotgun sequence genome encodes these proteins:
- the LOC100179766 gene encoding serine/threonine-protein kinase 10 isoform X1 gives MSFFKKILKIGQENNKPKVYEHIKRGENPESQWEKVCELGDGAFGVVYKARHKVDGRLAAAKIIECRAEEDLEDFAVEINILASCNHPNIVKLLDAFYFEMNLWVLIEFCDGGALDSIMLELERGLEERQIQVVCKKTCHALQYLHQNKIIHRDLKAGNVLLTMDGEVKLADFGVSALNTRTMQKRDTFIGTPYWMAPEVVMCETFKDTPYNYSADIWSLGITLIELAQTEPPNHDLNPVRVLLRVAKSEPPTLDIPSRWSKEFSSFISRCLVKDPTKRASLSELLNHPFLTNISSPQPLVKLIAEAKADVTEEVEEPDEGNQTPEINRRSAAISEASLTQRNNSDASGASLNNHETDSIGSSGLSPFHDVDVASIKSSDSKDTKSLDAQSSPASTKVSDIIPVSKVNEDSSSSEGSTSEKIDSDEKLRNNSPTQASVGDKPENVPIMTSQEENLNNEKAEKLSIGETAEKISVGDNVSEDGDQLTPLRSSSSSAHVSSTNTQQSSVSSVTNHDFVNQTKSTAIDTTDVDKVIESKPISDGLSTGAVPRGTSFHSLNKIPAELAAYNKIETESKSREDEALAIDMLDKVLSSPLASDGTKNPTPPQQTESSDSAVESLPDVLPSVEVQIDNDRTTRASTTSDENTSLHSLAATSDASSTDNTTATNGVVLRKRENGGELVVSSSHTSLLSVPSCECVFTKSHRRTLSDSIKDTVNAILNSSRIKNQHKTLKKTRRYIIDGVEVTSTSTKVIDDWDFENQKEKRVLRRQELQELRKLQRDEQRQIAALNTKLSSQLEQMTIKFEQEMANLKRRYVMEMDQMERGQKSQIEKLEQNQEHNRKELISTLKKEQDKERKQFFESLKMEQKELKFELERLPKQQRKEMSRRRKEELEVKHQNEEKLFFEGQTEKLRMGVRQMTETHKRDIAATERVCLLKKQDLQRSRECDIWKIEESHLHERYQTTKQQIKDQYHLQRHQLVIRHDKEQEQMHRHNKRSREELISHQQQEKVRLPKIQRSEGKARMSMFKRSLRIQSTYEGKAAVNEREKIKQFTITETKRMKAEKLKQHLKHETQLKELDARSEANMRELMQLQNEKRRMVVDHEELKIKELDEGFQEEMKMWKEQLKPRKKLLEDGLNAELNNHYSPGVMRLVQKYEHMFEDKDDDEVDGIGDEPRAQSASNSPLSTPANNIPRSLSLQSMQTAFAKTSQHKRQVSEPLPMHLERLEDTFTQQLEEQKKFFNGPEPNSSNHEVKQRPPNDGATTFYKL, from the exons ATGTCATTCTTCAAGAAAATTCTTAAAATTGGGCAAGAAAACAACAAGCCCAAAGTTTATGAACACATAAAACGTGGTGAGAATCCAGAGTCGCAGTGGGAAAAAGTCTGTGAACTTGGAGATGGAGCATTTGGAGTCGTTTATAAG gctCGTCACAAAGTAGATGGTCGACTTGCGGCAGCAAAGATCATCGAATGTCGAGCGGAGGAAGATCTTGAAGATTTTGCCGTGGAAATCAACATCCTTGCTTCGTGTAATCATCCAAATATTGTGAAACTCCTTGATGCATTTTACTTTGAGATGAATCTATGG GTGTTGATTGAGTTTTGTGATGGTGGAGCGTTGGATTCAATCATGTTAG AACTTGAGCGTGGGTTGGAGGAGAGACAGATACAAGTtgtctgtaaaaaaacttGCCATGCCCTGCAGTATCTTCATCAGAACAAAATAATTCACAGGGATCTCAAAGCAGGGAATGTACTTCTTACCATGGATGGTGAAGTTAAACTTG cTGATTTTGGAGTATCAGCTCTCAACACAAGGACGATGCAGAAACGTGATACTTTCATTGGCACACCATATTGGATGGCACCTGAAGTTGTTATGTGCGAAACATTCAAG GATACCCCATACAATTACTCAGCTGATATTTGGTCACTTGGAATAACTCTGATTGAGCTGGCGCAGACGGAACCACCCAACCATGACCTCAaccctgttcgtgttttactACGGGTCGCCAAGTCGGAACCTCCAACATTGGATATACCAAGCAGATG GTCAAAGGAGTTTTCAAGCTTCATATCTCGATGTTTGGTAAAAGATCCAACGAAAAGAGCGTCGCTATCCGAGTTGCTTAACCATCCTTTCCTCACCAACATCTCGTCACCACAACCTCTTGTGAAGTTGATCGCTGAAGCAAAAGCTGATGTCACAGAAGAAGTTGAAGAACCT gATGAAGGAAATCAAACTCCCGAGATCAATCGAAGATCTGCTGCCATTAGTGAGGCAAGTTTAACACAGAGGAACAATTCTGATGCATCTGGTGCATCTCTCAATAATCATGAGACAGATTCCATTGGTTCATCTGGATTATCACCCTTTCATGATGTAGACGTGGCATCCATCAAATCTAGTGACAGCAAAGATACAAAGTCCTTGGATGCTCAATCAAGTCCTGCATCTACTAAAGTGAGTGATATCATCCCAGTCTCAAAGGTAAATGAGGACTCGTCCTCCAGTGAAGGGAGCACAAGCGAAAAAATCGATTCTGAtgaaaaattaagaaataattCCCCAACCCAGGCTTCTGTTGGTGATAAACCTGAGAATGTcccaattatgacatcacaggaaGAAAATCTTAATAATGAGAAAGCTGAAAAACTTTCAATTGGTGAAACAGCAGAGAAGATTTCTGTTGGTGATAACGTCAGTGAGGATGGGGATCAGCTAACTCCTCTTCGCTCCTCTTCATCCTCAGCGCATGTCAGTTCCACTAACACGCAACAATCTTCTGTTTCCTCAGTTACTAACCATGATTTTGTTAACCAAACTAAATCAACAGCAATCGACACCACAGATGTAGATAAGGTTATCGAGAGTAAACCTATCAGTGATGGTTTAAGCACAGGTGCAGTACCCAGAGGTACATCTTTCCATTCGCTTAATAAAATACCAGCTGAGCTGGCTGCTTATAACAAAATAGAGACTGAATCAAAAAGTAGAGAAGATGAAGCTTTAGCGATAGATATGCTTGATAAGGTGCTCAGCTCTCCTCTTGCATCTGATGGCACAAAAAATCCGACTCCTCCTCAACAAACGGAGTCTTCTGACTCCGCTGTTGAATCTCTTCCTGATGTTTTACCATCGGTTGAGGTTCAGATTGATAACGATCGAACAACAAGAGCATCCACCACCAGTGATGAGAACACATCACTTCATTCATTAGCTGCTACATCAGATGCATCATCCACTGACAACACAACAGCTACAAACGGTGTGGTGCTTAGGAAGCGTGAGAATGGTGGGGAG cTTGTTGTGTCAAGTTCTCACACAAGTCTGCTCTCGGTGCCTTCATGTGAGTGCGTGTTTACTAAATCTCACAGAAGAACATTATCTGATTCTATTAAGGATACTGTTAATGCAATACTTAACTCATCG AGAATAAAGAACCAGCACAAAACATTGAAGAAGACTCGTCGTTACATCATTGATGGTGTGGAGGTCACTTCAACATCAACAAAAGTTATCGATGACTGGGATTTTGAAAACCAAAAGGAAAAGCGTGTTTTGCG GCGACAAGAATTACAGGAGCTTCGTAAACTACAACGAGATGAGCAACGTCAGATTGCTGCTCTTAACACTAAGTTGTCATCTCAACTTGAACAAATGACAATCAAGTTTGAACAAGAAATGGCT AACTTGAAGCGTCGATATGTGATGGAGATGGACCAGATGGAAAGAGGTCAAAAATCTCAAATCGAAAAATTGGAACAAAATCAGGAACATAATCGGAAGGAATTGATCAGCACACTGAAGAAGGAACAAGATAAAGAAAG AAAGCAATTCTTTGAGTCACTGAAGATGGAACAGAAGGAGCTTAAGTTTGAGTTGGAACGACTTCCCAAACAACAACGTAAAGAGATGAGCAGAAGGAGGAAAGAGGAGCTGGAGGTCAAACATCAGAACGAG GAGAAGTTATTTTTTGAAGGCCAAACAGAGAAACTTCGAATGGGTGTTCGTCAAATGACGGAAACTCACAAACGCGACATCGCAGCCACTGAGAGAGTTTGTTTGcttaaaaaacaagatttacaACGAT CTCGTGAATGCGATATTTGGAAGATAGAAGAAAGTCACCTTCATGAAAGATATCAAacaactaaacaacaaattaaagaTCAATATCATTTACAACGTCATCAACTTGTCATACGACATGATAAG GAACAAGAACAGATGCATCGTCATAACAAGCGCTCGAGGGAGGAACTTATTTCTCATCAACAACAAGAAAAAGTTCGACTTCCCAAGATACAACGTAGTGAAGGAAAAGCAAGAATGTCGATGTTTAAAAGAAGTTTAAGAATCCAAAGCACTTATGAAGGAAAAGCTGCAGTTAATGAAAGGGAGAAAATCAAACAG TTCACCATAACTGAAACAAAACGAATGAAAGCCGAGAAGTTGAAGCAGCATCTGAAGCATGAGACTCAATTAAAGGAGCTCGATGCAAGGTCTGAGGCAAACATGAGGGAGCTGATGCAGCTGCAGAATGAGAAGAGGAGGATGGTGGTGGATCATGAGGAGCTGAAGATCAAGGAGCTTGATGAGGGATTCCAAGAAGAGATGAAGATGTGGAAGGAGCAGCTTAAACCAAGGAAGAAG TTATTGGAGGATGGTTTGAATGCTGAGCTCAACAACCACTACTCACCTGGTGTGATGCGACTCGTGCAAAAATATGAACACATGTTTGAAGATAAAGATGATGATGAAGTGGATGGGATCGGTGATGAACCTCGTGCGCAATCGGCGAGCAATAGTCCACTATCAACACCAGCCAACAACATTCCAAGATCATTAAGTTTACAATCGATGCAGACAGCTTTTGCGAAGACTTCTCAACATAAACGCCAAGTTTCTGAACCTCTACCCATGCACCTTGAg AGATTGGAAGACACTTTTACGCAACAGTTAGAAGAACAGAAGAAGTTTTTCAACGGGCCGGAACCAAACTCATCCAACCATGAAGTGAAACAAAGACCTCCAAATGATGGCGCCaccactttttataaattataa
- the LOC100179766 gene encoding STE20-like serine/threonine-protein kinase isoform X3, with amino-acid sequence MSFFKKILKIGQENNKPKVYEHIKRGENPESQWEKVCELGDGAFGVVYKARHKVDGRLAAAKIIECRAEEDLEDFAVEINILASCNHPNIVKLLDAFYFEMNLWVLIEFCDGGALDSIMLELERGLEERQIQVVCKKTCHALQYLHQNKIIHRDLKAGNVLLTMDGEVKLADFGVSALNTRTMQKRDTFIGTPYWMAPEVVMCETFKDTPYNYSADIWSLGITLIELAQTEPPNHDLNPVRVLLRVAKSEPPTLDIPSRWSKEFSSFISRCLVKDPTKRASLSELLNHPFLTNISSPQPLVKLIAEAKADVTEEVEEPDEGNQTPEINRRSAAISEASLTQRNNSDASGASLNNHETDSIGSSGLSPFHDVDVASIKSSDSKDTKSLDAQSSPASTKVSDIIPVSKVNEDSSSSEGSTSEKIDSDEKLRNNSPTQASVGDKPENVPIMTSQEENLNNEKAEKLSIGETAEKISVGDNVSEDGDQLTPLRSSSSSAHVSSTNTQQSSVSSVTNHDFVNQTKSTAIDTTDVDKVIESKPISDGLSTGAVPRGTSFHSLNKIPAELAAYNKIETESKSREDEALAIDMLDKVLSSPLASDGTKNPTPPQQTESSDSAVESLPDVLPSVEVQIDNDRTTRASTTSDENTSLHSLAATSDASSTDNTTATNGVVLRKRENGGERIKNQHKTLKKTRRYIIDGVEVTSTSTKVIDDWDFENQKEKRVLRRQELQELRKLQRDEQRQIAALNTKLSSQLEQMTIKFEQEMANLKRRYVMEMDQMERGQKSQIEKLEQNQEHNRKELISTLKKEQDKERKQFFESLKMEQKELKFELERLPKQQRKEMSRRRKEELEVKHQNEEKLFFEGQTEKLRMGVRQMTETHKRDIAATERVCLLKKQDLQRSRECDIWKIEESHLHERYQTTKQQIKDQYHLQRHQLVIRHDKEQEQMHRHNKRSREELISHQQQEKVRLPKIQRSEGKARMSMFKRSLRIQSTYEGKAAVNEREKIKQFTITETKRMKAEKLKQHLKHETQLKELDARSEANMRELMQLQNEKRRMVVDHEELKIKELDEGFQEEMKMWKEQLKPRKKLLEDGLNAELNNHYSPGVMRLVQKYEHMFEDKDDDEVDGIGDEPRAQSASNSPLSTPANNIPRSLSLQSMQTAFAKTSQHKRQVSEPLPMHLERLEDTFTQQLEEQKKFFNGPEPNSSNHEVKQRPPNDGATTFYKL; translated from the exons ATGTCATTCTTCAAGAAAATTCTTAAAATTGGGCAAGAAAACAACAAGCCCAAAGTTTATGAACACATAAAACGTGGTGAGAATCCAGAGTCGCAGTGGGAAAAAGTCTGTGAACTTGGAGATGGAGCATTTGGAGTCGTTTATAAG gctCGTCACAAAGTAGATGGTCGACTTGCGGCAGCAAAGATCATCGAATGTCGAGCGGAGGAAGATCTTGAAGATTTTGCCGTGGAAATCAACATCCTTGCTTCGTGTAATCATCCAAATATTGTGAAACTCCTTGATGCATTTTACTTTGAGATGAATCTATGG GTGTTGATTGAGTTTTGTGATGGTGGAGCGTTGGATTCAATCATGTTAG AACTTGAGCGTGGGTTGGAGGAGAGACAGATACAAGTtgtctgtaaaaaaacttGCCATGCCCTGCAGTATCTTCATCAGAACAAAATAATTCACAGGGATCTCAAAGCAGGGAATGTACTTCTTACCATGGATGGTGAAGTTAAACTTG cTGATTTTGGAGTATCAGCTCTCAACACAAGGACGATGCAGAAACGTGATACTTTCATTGGCACACCATATTGGATGGCACCTGAAGTTGTTATGTGCGAAACATTCAAG GATACCCCATACAATTACTCAGCTGATATTTGGTCACTTGGAATAACTCTGATTGAGCTGGCGCAGACGGAACCACCCAACCATGACCTCAaccctgttcgtgttttactACGGGTCGCCAAGTCGGAACCTCCAACATTGGATATACCAAGCAGATG GTCAAAGGAGTTTTCAAGCTTCATATCTCGATGTTTGGTAAAAGATCCAACGAAAAGAGCGTCGCTATCCGAGTTGCTTAACCATCCTTTCCTCACCAACATCTCGTCACCACAACCTCTTGTGAAGTTGATCGCTGAAGCAAAAGCTGATGTCACAGAAGAAGTTGAAGAACCT gATGAAGGAAATCAAACTCCCGAGATCAATCGAAGATCTGCTGCCATTAGTGAGGCAAGTTTAACACAGAGGAACAATTCTGATGCATCTGGTGCATCTCTCAATAATCATGAGACAGATTCCATTGGTTCATCTGGATTATCACCCTTTCATGATGTAGACGTGGCATCCATCAAATCTAGTGACAGCAAAGATACAAAGTCCTTGGATGCTCAATCAAGTCCTGCATCTACTAAAGTGAGTGATATCATCCCAGTCTCAAAGGTAAATGAGGACTCGTCCTCCAGTGAAGGGAGCACAAGCGAAAAAATCGATTCTGAtgaaaaattaagaaataattCCCCAACCCAGGCTTCTGTTGGTGATAAACCTGAGAATGTcccaattatgacatcacaggaaGAAAATCTTAATAATGAGAAAGCTGAAAAACTTTCAATTGGTGAAACAGCAGAGAAGATTTCTGTTGGTGATAACGTCAGTGAGGATGGGGATCAGCTAACTCCTCTTCGCTCCTCTTCATCCTCAGCGCATGTCAGTTCCACTAACACGCAACAATCTTCTGTTTCCTCAGTTACTAACCATGATTTTGTTAACCAAACTAAATCAACAGCAATCGACACCACAGATGTAGATAAGGTTATCGAGAGTAAACCTATCAGTGATGGTTTAAGCACAGGTGCAGTACCCAGAGGTACATCTTTCCATTCGCTTAATAAAATACCAGCTGAGCTGGCTGCTTATAACAAAATAGAGACTGAATCAAAAAGTAGAGAAGATGAAGCTTTAGCGATAGATATGCTTGATAAGGTGCTCAGCTCTCCTCTTGCATCTGATGGCACAAAAAATCCGACTCCTCCTCAACAAACGGAGTCTTCTGACTCCGCTGTTGAATCTCTTCCTGATGTTTTACCATCGGTTGAGGTTCAGATTGATAACGATCGAACAACAAGAGCATCCACCACCAGTGATGAGAACACATCACTTCATTCATTAGCTGCTACATCAGATGCATCATCCACTGACAACACAACAGCTACAAACGGTGTGGTGCTTAGGAAGCGTGAGAATGGTGGGGAG AGAATAAAGAACCAGCACAAAACATTGAAGAAGACTCGTCGTTACATCATTGATGGTGTGGAGGTCACTTCAACATCAACAAAAGTTATCGATGACTGGGATTTTGAAAACCAAAAGGAAAAGCGTGTTTTGCG GCGACAAGAATTACAGGAGCTTCGTAAACTACAACGAGATGAGCAACGTCAGATTGCTGCTCTTAACACTAAGTTGTCATCTCAACTTGAACAAATGACAATCAAGTTTGAACAAGAAATGGCT AACTTGAAGCGTCGATATGTGATGGAGATGGACCAGATGGAAAGAGGTCAAAAATCTCAAATCGAAAAATTGGAACAAAATCAGGAACATAATCGGAAGGAATTGATCAGCACACTGAAGAAGGAACAAGATAAAGAAAG AAAGCAATTCTTTGAGTCACTGAAGATGGAACAGAAGGAGCTTAAGTTTGAGTTGGAACGACTTCCCAAACAACAACGTAAAGAGATGAGCAGAAGGAGGAAAGAGGAGCTGGAGGTCAAACATCAGAACGAG GAGAAGTTATTTTTTGAAGGCCAAACAGAGAAACTTCGAATGGGTGTTCGTCAAATGACGGAAACTCACAAACGCGACATCGCAGCCACTGAGAGAGTTTGTTTGcttaaaaaacaagatttacaACGAT CTCGTGAATGCGATATTTGGAAGATAGAAGAAAGTCACCTTCATGAAAGATATCAAacaactaaacaacaaattaaagaTCAATATCATTTACAACGTCATCAACTTGTCATACGACATGATAAG GAACAAGAACAGATGCATCGTCATAACAAGCGCTCGAGGGAGGAACTTATTTCTCATCAACAACAAGAAAAAGTTCGACTTCCCAAGATACAACGTAGTGAAGGAAAAGCAAGAATGTCGATGTTTAAAAGAAGTTTAAGAATCCAAAGCACTTATGAAGGAAAAGCTGCAGTTAATGAAAGGGAGAAAATCAAACAG TTCACCATAACTGAAACAAAACGAATGAAAGCCGAGAAGTTGAAGCAGCATCTGAAGCATGAGACTCAATTAAAGGAGCTCGATGCAAGGTCTGAGGCAAACATGAGGGAGCTGATGCAGCTGCAGAATGAGAAGAGGAGGATGGTGGTGGATCATGAGGAGCTGAAGATCAAGGAGCTTGATGAGGGATTCCAAGAAGAGATGAAGATGTGGAAGGAGCAGCTTAAACCAAGGAAGAAG TTATTGGAGGATGGTTTGAATGCTGAGCTCAACAACCACTACTCACCTGGTGTGATGCGACTCGTGCAAAAATATGAACACATGTTTGAAGATAAAGATGATGATGAAGTGGATGGGATCGGTGATGAACCTCGTGCGCAATCGGCGAGCAATAGTCCACTATCAACACCAGCCAACAACATTCCAAGATCATTAAGTTTACAATCGATGCAGACAGCTTTTGCGAAGACTTCTCAACATAAACGCCAAGTTTCTGAACCTCTACCCATGCACCTTGAg AGATTGGAAGACACTTTTACGCAACAGTTAGAAGAACAGAAGAAGTTTTTCAACGGGCCGGAACCAAACTCATCCAACCATGAAGTGAAACAAAGACCTCCAAATGATGGCGCCaccactttttataaattataa
- the LOC100179766 gene encoding STE20-like serine/threonine-protein kinase isoform X6: MSFFKKILKIGQENNKPKVYEHIKRGENPESQWEKVCELGDGAFGVVYKARHKVDGRLAAAKIIECRAEEDLEDFAVEINILASCNHPNIVKLLDAFYFEMNLWVLIEFCDGGALDSIMLELERGLEERQIQVVCKKTCHALQYLHQNKIIHRDLKAGNVLLTMDGEVKLADFGVSALNTRTMQKRDTFIGTPYWMAPEVVMCETFKDTPYNYSADIWSLGITLIELAQTEPPNHDLNPVRVLLRVAKSEPPTLDIPSRWSKEFSSFISRCLVKDPTKRASLSELLNHPFLTNISSPQPLVKLIAEAKADVTEEVEEPDEGNQTPEINRRSAAISEASLTQRNNSDASGASLNNHETDSIGSSGLSPFHDVDVASIKSSDSKDTKSLDAQSSPASTKRIKNQHKTLKKTRRYIIDGVEVTSTSTKVIDDWDFENQKEKRVLRRQELQELRKLQRDEQRQIAALNTKLSSQLEQMTIKFEQEMANLKRRYVMEMDQMERGQKSQIEKLEQNQEHNRKELISTLKKEQDKERKQFFESLKMEQKELKFELERLPKQQRKEMSRRRKEELEVKHQNEEKLFFEGQTEKLRMGVRQMTETHKRDIAATERVCLLKKQDLQRSRECDIWKIEESHLHERYQTTKQQIKDQYHLQRHQLVIRHDKEQEQMHRHNKRSREELISHQQQEKVRLPKIQRSEGKARMSMFKRSLRIQSTYEGKAAVNEREKIKQFTITETKRMKAEKLKQHLKHETQLKELDARSEANMRELMQLQNEKRRMVVDHEELKIKELDEGFQEEMKMWKEQLKPRKKLLEDGLNAELNNHYSPGVMRLVQKYEHMFEDKDDDEVDGIGDEPRAQSASNSPLSTPANNIPRSLSLQSMQTAFAKTSQHKRQVSEPLPMHLERLEDTFTQQLEEQKKFFNGPEPNSSNHEVKQRPPNDGATTFYKL; encoded by the exons ATGTCATTCTTCAAGAAAATTCTTAAAATTGGGCAAGAAAACAACAAGCCCAAAGTTTATGAACACATAAAACGTGGTGAGAATCCAGAGTCGCAGTGGGAAAAAGTCTGTGAACTTGGAGATGGAGCATTTGGAGTCGTTTATAAG gctCGTCACAAAGTAGATGGTCGACTTGCGGCAGCAAAGATCATCGAATGTCGAGCGGAGGAAGATCTTGAAGATTTTGCCGTGGAAATCAACATCCTTGCTTCGTGTAATCATCCAAATATTGTGAAACTCCTTGATGCATTTTACTTTGAGATGAATCTATGG GTGTTGATTGAGTTTTGTGATGGTGGAGCGTTGGATTCAATCATGTTAG AACTTGAGCGTGGGTTGGAGGAGAGACAGATACAAGTtgtctgtaaaaaaacttGCCATGCCCTGCAGTATCTTCATCAGAACAAAATAATTCACAGGGATCTCAAAGCAGGGAATGTACTTCTTACCATGGATGGTGAAGTTAAACTTG cTGATTTTGGAGTATCAGCTCTCAACACAAGGACGATGCAGAAACGTGATACTTTCATTGGCACACCATATTGGATGGCACCTGAAGTTGTTATGTGCGAAACATTCAAG GATACCCCATACAATTACTCAGCTGATATTTGGTCACTTGGAATAACTCTGATTGAGCTGGCGCAGACGGAACCACCCAACCATGACCTCAaccctgttcgtgttttactACGGGTCGCCAAGTCGGAACCTCCAACATTGGATATACCAAGCAGATG GTCAAAGGAGTTTTCAAGCTTCATATCTCGATGTTTGGTAAAAGATCCAACGAAAAGAGCGTCGCTATCCGAGTTGCTTAACCATCCTTTCCTCACCAACATCTCGTCACCACAACCTCTTGTGAAGTTGATCGCTGAAGCAAAAGCTGATGTCACAGAAGAAGTTGAAGAACCT gATGAAGGAAATCAAACTCCCGAGATCAATCGAAGATCTGCTGCCATTAGTGAGGCAAGTTTAACACAGAGGAACAATTCTGATGCATCTGGTGCATCTCTCAATAATCATGAGACAGATTCCATTGGTTCATCTGGATTATCACCCTTTCATGATGTAGACGTGGCATCCATCAAATCTAGTGACAGCAAAGATACAAAGTCCTTGGATGCTCAATCAAGTCCTGCATCTACTAAA AGAATAAAGAACCAGCACAAAACATTGAAGAAGACTCGTCGTTACATCATTGATGGTGTGGAGGTCACTTCAACATCAACAAAAGTTATCGATGACTGGGATTTTGAAAACCAAAAGGAAAAGCGTGTTTTGCG GCGACAAGAATTACAGGAGCTTCGTAAACTACAACGAGATGAGCAACGTCAGATTGCTGCTCTTAACACTAAGTTGTCATCTCAACTTGAACAAATGACAATCAAGTTTGAACAAGAAATGGCT AACTTGAAGCGTCGATATGTGATGGAGATGGACCAGATGGAAAGAGGTCAAAAATCTCAAATCGAAAAATTGGAACAAAATCAGGAACATAATCGGAAGGAATTGATCAGCACACTGAAGAAGGAACAAGATAAAGAAAG AAAGCAATTCTTTGAGTCACTGAAGATGGAACAGAAGGAGCTTAAGTTTGAGTTGGAACGACTTCCCAAACAACAACGTAAAGAGATGAGCAGAAGGAGGAAAGAGGAGCTGGAGGTCAAACATCAGAACGAG GAGAAGTTATTTTTTGAAGGCCAAACAGAGAAACTTCGAATGGGTGTTCGTCAAATGACGGAAACTCACAAACGCGACATCGCAGCCACTGAGAGAGTTTGTTTGcttaaaaaacaagatttacaACGAT CTCGTGAATGCGATATTTGGAAGATAGAAGAAAGTCACCTTCATGAAAGATATCAAacaactaaacaacaaattaaagaTCAATATCATTTACAACGTCATCAACTTGTCATACGACATGATAAG GAACAAGAACAGATGCATCGTCATAACAAGCGCTCGAGGGAGGAACTTATTTCTCATCAACAACAAGAAAAAGTTCGACTTCCCAAGATACAACGTAGTGAAGGAAAAGCAAGAATGTCGATGTTTAAAAGAAGTTTAAGAATCCAAAGCACTTATGAAGGAAAAGCTGCAGTTAATGAAAGGGAGAAAATCAAACAG TTCACCATAACTGAAACAAAACGAATGAAAGCCGAGAAGTTGAAGCAGCATCTGAAGCATGAGACTCAATTAAAGGAGCTCGATGCAAGGTCTGAGGCAAACATGAGGGAGCTGATGCAGCTGCAGAATGAGAAGAGGAGGATGGTGGTGGATCATGAGGAGCTGAAGATCAAGGAGCTTGATGAGGGATTCCAAGAAGAGATGAAGATGTGGAAGGAGCAGCTTAAACCAAGGAAGAAG TTATTGGAGGATGGTTTGAATGCTGAGCTCAACAACCACTACTCACCTGGTGTGATGCGACTCGTGCAAAAATATGAACACATGTTTGAAGATAAAGATGATGATGAAGTGGATGGGATCGGTGATGAACCTCGTGCGCAATCGGCGAGCAATAGTCCACTATCAACACCAGCCAACAACATTCCAAGATCATTAAGTTTACAATCGATGCAGACAGCTTTTGCGAAGACTTCTCAACATAAACGCCAAGTTTCTGAACCTCTACCCATGCACCTTGAg AGATTGGAAGACACTTTTACGCAACAGTTAGAAGAACAGAAGAAGTTTTTCAACGGGCCGGAACCAAACTCATCCAACCATGAAGTGAAACAAAGACCTCCAAATGATGGCGCCaccactttttataaattataa